A single Pseudoalteromonas rubra DNA region contains:
- a CDS encoding class I SAM-dependent methyltransferase: MDYLSINKSAWDKRTQVHVASEFYDVDGFKAGQCSLNPVELAQVGPVKSKSLLHLQCHFGQDTLSWARLGADVTGVDLSASAIAQANTLKDALGLKAEFIESDVIHFGQSNMRQFDIVFTSYGVLCWLPDLTAWAKTVAGALKVGGVFHLVEFHPINDLLAGYAYFPHGAPDIEEEGTYTENCDGTKATTVTWTHSVSDVVNALIGAGLNIESFVEHPYSPYDCFEGLEFVPELGYQKLHQGQQVPMLYSIKASKSRTPV; the protein is encoded by the coding sequence ATGGATTATTTGAGTATTAATAAGTCAGCCTGGGATAAAAGAACCCAGGTACACGTAGCATCAGAATTTTATGATGTGGACGGATTCAAGGCCGGGCAATGTTCACTGAACCCGGTTGAACTGGCGCAAGTGGGACCTGTGAAGAGCAAGTCTTTATTGCATCTGCAATGTCACTTTGGCCAGGATACACTATCCTGGGCACGTTTGGGTGCCGATGTAACCGGGGTAGACCTATCAGCAAGTGCCATTGCGCAAGCTAACACCCTTAAAGATGCGCTTGGTTTAAAAGCGGAGTTTATCGAAAGTGATGTGATCCACTTTGGCCAAAGCAATATGCGTCAGTTTGATATCGTGTTCACTTCATACGGTGTTTTGTGTTGGTTGCCCGATTTAACTGCATGGGCAAAGACAGTGGCCGGCGCACTAAAAGTGGGTGGAGTGTTTCACCTGGTTGAGTTTCATCCCATTAATGACCTGCTGGCAGGCTATGCATATTTTCCTCATGGTGCGCCTGATATTGAAGAAGAGGGTACCTACACAGAAAACTGTGATGGCACTAAAGCCACTACCGTGACCTGGACCCACTCGGTCAGTGATGTGGTCAACGCGCTGATTGGTGCGGGTCTGAATATTGAGTCTTTTGTTGAGCACCCATATAGCCCGTATGATTGCTTTGAGGGGCTGGAGTTCGTGCCTGAGTTGGGGTATCAAAAGCTGCATCAAGGTCAGCAAGTACCGATGTTGTACTCAATTAAGGCCAGTAAAAGTCGGACGCCTGTTTAA
- a CDS encoding DUF4291 domain-containing protein has product MVKNNIRCDSYQAQLARWPKEGKVILAQHDEESVTVYQAYNQSIGQYAAKHQTFGGDFSFTRMTWIKPNFLWMMYRSGWGTKVNQELTLAVKIRRAAFDSILAHSVPSSFEQSQYQTRDEWKSAMTGSDVRLQWDPDHGPYGDKQARRAIQLGIKGETVQSYARDWILDISDISEFVNEQRENIKNGRLDLLCTPKESVYIPADESLHKKLGLDL; this is encoded by the coding sequence GTGGTTAAAAATAATATACGCTGTGACAGTTATCAGGCGCAGCTGGCCCGGTGGCCAAAAGAAGGAAAAGTGATACTGGCACAACACGATGAAGAATCTGTCACTGTATATCAGGCATACAATCAATCGATTGGTCAGTATGCTGCTAAACATCAAACATTTGGTGGTGACTTTAGTTTCACCAGGATGACGTGGATAAAGCCCAACTTTCTATGGATGATGTACCGTTCGGGCTGGGGAACTAAAGTAAATCAAGAGCTCACACTGGCCGTTAAAATTCGTCGCGCGGCATTCGACAGCATACTTGCGCACTCCGTACCCTCTTCCTTTGAACAGAGTCAATACCAAACCCGGGATGAGTGGAAGTCGGCGATGACAGGATCAGATGTGCGCCTGCAATGGGACCCTGATCATGGACCATATGGTGACAAGCAAGCACGCAGGGCGATCCAGTTGGGTATCAAAGGCGAAACGGTTCAGAGTTATGCCCGTGACTGGATATTGGATATATCCGATATTTCGGAATTTGTTAATGAGCAAAGAGAAAATATAAAAAATGGCAGACTGGACTTGCTGTGTACGCCGAAAGAGTCGGTGTATATACCTGCGGATGAGTCTCTGCACAAAAAACTGGGATTAGACCTGTAG